In Chrysoperla carnea chromosome 2, inChrCarn1.1, whole genome shotgun sequence, the following proteins share a genomic window:
- the LOC123292505 gene encoding male-specific lethal 1-like 1 isoform X2, which yields MERRVINHITNNSNIHSNNKVEVFKNENHHHQGTKEIVSQHKEKNTLYTDNIYTENICEDTKSDIKLLDIHLPHNNLVHNDSGESQDNNKVVEDDEDLDEELEEDIVSQHSEHSEEEPEPVDHENMVTEMRVKRNNSSDGGGMIEKPVKCYKSRSLINRNRSPPCSGNALSKLREELSKPVLSKRSSKTGEQQQQSEQQQQQSQTSQPQINNENSNVEASSSMKPGDNRRSRHRKNRINAKRKRLCSGNSMLSNNSSNDCKKSKVSFVKRDTILTTEQMYCTQMGSSSFSPSEDKDSPLDSASTTTNLEVPSWRIKVFTSCYSMEGTENLDDDVFNKRHLRLENDERRRKRWDVQRIREQRHIEKLKQRQERVGSGGRTDDHISEPPNSLWPSLDDIKYIEITEHLPVTAFGVPIAQFTPSEFSLPWLNESSNSNNNTSTNIPSTKKSKKKSSRRRSNKR from the exons ATGGAAAGGAGGGTTATAAATCATATAACAAATAATAGTAACATACATTCCAATAACAAAGTTGAAGTATTCAAGAACGAAAATCACCATCACCAGGGTACGAAAGAAATCGTATCACAACATAAAGAAAAGAATACATTGTATacagataatatttataccgaaaatatttgtgaagatacaaaaagtgatattaaattattagataTACATTTACCGCACAATAATCTTGTACATAACGATAGTGGTGAATCACAGGATAATAATAAAGTTGTTGAGGACGACGAAGATTTAGACGAGGAATTAGAAGAAGATATTGTTAGTCAACATTCAGAACATTCAGAGGAAGAGCCAGAACCAGTTGATCACGAAAATATGGTTACCGAAATGCGTGTCAAACGTAATAATTCATCGGATGGCGGAGGAATGATTGAGAAACCTGTTAAATGTTATAAATCTAGGAGTTTAATTAATAGAAATCGTAGTCCACCATGCTCag gaAACGCTTTATCAAAATTACGAGAAGAACTTTCTAAACCTGTCTTATCGAAACGTTCATCAAAAACAGGCGAACAACAGCAACAATCAGAGCAACAACAACAGCAATCTCAAACATCACAACcacaaattaataatgaaaatagtaaCGTAGAAGCATCATCGTCAATGAAACCTGGTGATAATCGACGTAGTAGGCATaggaaaaatagaataaatgcTAAACGAAAACGGCTGTGTAGTGGAAATTCAATGTTATCAAATAACTCATCAAATGATTGTAAAAAATCCAAAG TTTCCTTCGTTAAACGTGATACTATTTTAACCACTGAACAAATGTACTGTACACAAATGGGGTCATCAAGCTTTAGTCCTTCCGAGGATAAGGATAGTCCGTTAGATAGTGcgtcaacaacaacaaatttagaA GTTCCAAGTTGGAGGATAAAAGTATTTACTAGTTGTTATTCAATGGAAGGTACAGAAAATTTAGATGatgatgtatttaataaaagacATTTGCGGTTAGAAAATGACGAAAGAAGGCGGAAacg atggGATGTTCAACGAATACGAGAACAACGACAtattgaaaaactgaaacagcGGCAAGAAAGGGTTGGATCTGGAGGGCGTACCGATGATCACATATCAGAACCACCGAATTCATTGTGGCCTAGCCTTGATGATATTAAATACATAGAAATTACAGAGCACCTACCTGTTACAGCTTTTGGCGTTCCAATTGCTCAGTTTACTCCTAG tgaATTTAGTTTACCATGGCTTAATGAAAgtagtaatagtaataataatacttcaaCAAATATTCCGTCaaccaaaaaatccaaaaagaaaTCATCCAGAAGGAGATCGAATAAAagataa
- the LOC123292505 gene encoding male-specific lethal 1 homolog isoform X1 encodes MTEQCTDLMHNSEKLTFSSENLDIANEIDCVDEKESLLNFPFDHMYACNSDNSELTNNCTTTGESEVKHLKELLLVHLDLIQQQSEQLINKDKQIRSLKRENEMLKQRLDRMERRVINHITNNSNIHSNNKVEVFKNENHHHQGTKEIVSQHKEKNTLYTDNIYTENICEDTKSDIKLLDIHLPHNNLVHNDSGESQDNNKVVEDDEDLDEELEEDIVSQHSEHSEEEPEPVDHENMVTEMRVKRNNSSDGGGMIEKPVKCYKSRSLINRNRSPPCSGNALSKLREELSKPVLSKRSSKTGEQQQQSEQQQQQSQTSQPQINNENSNVEASSSMKPGDNRRSRHRKNRINAKRKRLCSGNSMLSNNSSNDCKKSKVSFVKRDTILTTEQMYCTQMGSSSFSPSEDKDSPLDSASTTTNLEVPSWRIKVFTSCYSMEGTENLDDDVFNKRHLRLENDERRRKRWDVQRIREQRHIEKLKQRQERVGSGGRTDDHISEPPNSLWPSLDDIKYIEITEHLPVTAFGVPIAQFTPSEFSLPWLNESSNSNNNTSTNIPSTKKSKKKSSRRRSNKR; translated from the exons ATGACCGAACAGTGTACAGATTTGATGCATAATagtgaaaaattaacattttctagTGAAAATTTAGATATTGCAAATGAAATTGATTGTGTTGATGAAAaagaaagtttattaaattttccatttgatCATATGTATGCATGTAATAGTGATAATAGTGAATTAACGAATAATTGTACGACCACCGGTGAAAGTGAGGTTAAGcatttaaaagaacttttattAGTGCATTTAGATTTAATACAACAGCAAAgtgaacaattaattaataaagataaacaaattAGATCGTTAAAACGTGAAAATGAAATG cTTAAACAGCGTTTAGATCGTATGGAAAGGAGGGTTATAAATCATATAACAAATAATAGTAACATACATTCCAATAACAAAGTTGAAGTATTCAAGAACGAAAATCACCATCACCAGGGTACGAAAGAAATCGTATCACAACATAAAGAAAAGAATACATTGTATacagataatatttataccgaaaatatttgtgaagatacaaaaagtgatattaaattattagataTACATTTACCGCACAATAATCTTGTACATAACGATAGTGGTGAATCACAGGATAATAATAAAGTTGTTGAGGACGACGAAGATTTAGACGAGGAATTAGAAGAAGATATTGTTAGTCAACATTCAGAACATTCAGAGGAAGAGCCAGAACCAGTTGATCACGAAAATATGGTTACCGAAATGCGTGTCAAACGTAATAATTCATCGGATGGCGGAGGAATGATTGAGAAACCTGTTAAATGTTATAAATCTAGGAGTTTAATTAATAGAAATCGTAGTCCACCATGCTCag gaAACGCTTTATCAAAATTACGAGAAGAACTTTCTAAACCTGTCTTATCGAAACGTTCATCAAAAACAGGCGAACAACAGCAACAATCAGAGCAACAACAACAGCAATCTCAAACATCACAACcacaaattaataatgaaaatagtaaCGTAGAAGCATCATCGTCAATGAAACCTGGTGATAATCGACGTAGTAGGCATaggaaaaatagaataaatgcTAAACGAAAACGGCTGTGTAGTGGAAATTCAATGTTATCAAATAACTCATCAAATGATTGTAAAAAATCCAAAG TTTCCTTCGTTAAACGTGATACTATTTTAACCACTGAACAAATGTACTGTACACAAATGGGGTCATCAAGCTTTAGTCCTTCCGAGGATAAGGATAGTCCGTTAGATAGTGcgtcaacaacaacaaatttagaA GTTCCAAGTTGGAGGATAAAAGTATTTACTAGTTGTTATTCAATGGAAGGTACAGAAAATTTAGATGatgatgtatttaataaaagacATTTGCGGTTAGAAAATGACGAAAGAAGGCGGAAacg atggGATGTTCAACGAATACGAGAACAACGACAtattgaaaaactgaaacagcGGCAAGAAAGGGTTGGATCTGGAGGGCGTACCGATGATCACATATCAGAACCACCGAATTCATTGTGGCCTAGCCTTGATGATATTAAATACATAGAAATTACAGAGCACCTACCTGTTACAGCTTTTGGCGTTCCAATTGCTCAGTTTACTCCTAG tgaATTTAGTTTACCATGGCTTAATGAAAgtagtaatagtaataataatacttcaaCAAATATTCCGTCaaccaaaaaatccaaaaagaaaTCATCCAGAAGGAGATCGAATAAAagataa